In a genomic window of Spirosoma agri:
- a CDS encoding Smr/MutS family protein translates to MNIGDKVRLLRAKEQGVVSRFLPGNMIEIEIEDGFRIPVMRSELVLVSPLEAERLLKPSIFEPQKTVTPSAPAILSNQGIYLAFIPVNDREYTLHLVNNTDWDFPYTLGEESAGAGGGVQFRGLQSGVLKPKGQQKMNDLYAHAKFEEWPTFVVQGLWFRAGKASLRAPLVKRFKARAATFFKAKTTVPVLNQPGFQTQLDADVAVDSSSGASPAAPAANRGGSNVSTQHRPATIRPEDLKAEMLKPKSESIGSSIERPSSVVDLHTEALLPSGTDKRTSADLLKLQLDTFDRSLENAIASGMQDITFIHGVGSGALRTELHKRLGKHPNVRFFEDAQKEKFGYGATKVTIK, encoded by the coding sequence ATGAATATCGGCGATAAAGTCCGGTTGCTTCGGGCAAAAGAACAGGGTGTGGTGTCGCGGTTTTTACCGGGCAACATGATTGAAATTGAAATTGAGGATGGGTTCCGGATTCCGGTCATGCGGTCGGAACTGGTGCTGGTTTCGCCGTTGGAGGCCGAGCGATTATTAAAGCCCAGTATCTTTGAACCGCAGAAAACAGTGACCCCGTCGGCACCCGCTATTCTGTCCAACCAGGGGATTTATCTGGCTTTTATTCCCGTCAACGATCGGGAGTATACGCTTCATCTGGTCAACAACACCGATTGGGATTTTCCCTACACGCTGGGCGAAGAATCGGCGGGTGCCGGGGGCGGTGTGCAGTTTCGTGGTCTGCAAAGTGGGGTGCTAAAGCCGAAGGGACAGCAGAAAATGAACGATCTGTACGCACATGCCAAGTTTGAAGAATGGCCAACGTTCGTGGTCCAGGGATTATGGTTTCGGGCCGGTAAAGCCTCGCTACGGGCACCGCTGGTCAAACGATTTAAAGCGCGGGCGGCTACGTTCTTCAAAGCCAAAACGACGGTTCCCGTGCTGAATCAACCTGGTTTTCAGACCCAGCTGGATGCTGATGTGGCGGTCGATAGTTCGTCGGGAGCGTCGCCGGCAGCACCCGCAGCCAATCGGGGAGGGAGCAATGTCAGTACGCAGCATCGGCCCGCGACGATTCGGCCGGAAGATCTGAAAGCCGAAATGCTCAAGCCCAAATCGGAGTCGATCGGATCATCCATCGAGCGGCCCTCATCGGTCGTTGATCTGCACACGGAAGCGTTATTGCCCAGTGGGACGGATAAACGCACCTCGGCTGATCTCCTCAAACTTCAGCTCGACACGTTCGACCGTTCCCTTGAAAATGCGATTGCCAGTGGTATGCAGGACATCACGTTCATTCACGGGGTTGGGAGCGGGGCGCTCCGAACGGAACTGCATAAACGACTGGGGAAGCATCCGAACGTACGCTTCTTCGAAGATGCCCAGAAAGAGAAGTTCGGGTATGGAGCCACGAAAGTGACAATTAAATAG
- a CDS encoding helix-turn-helix domain-containing protein — protein MTVAVNEKLDLATNFVLHTNRNIFLTGKAGTGKTTFLHQIKQSNAKRLAVVAPTGVAAINAGGVTIHSLFQLPFGPLVPGSTQRETRKFNREKINLIRTLDLLVIDEISMVRADVLDGIDEVLRRYRNNTQPFGGVQLLLIGDMQQLPPVIRDDDWALLRPHYDTGYFFGSKALQQTPYVSIELTHIYRQSDERFINLLNSIREKTVTRLQLDELNQHYIPNFQPKDTEGYITLSTHNTTAQQINSQKLESLRTKLHSFTAIVEGDFPTHAYPTEAELDLKVGAQVMFIKNDISRDKLYYNGKIGQVTDMEEGVIFVRSQQDGDEIAVYPADWTNTRYTLDPETKEIKAEPIGKFTQFPLRLAWAITIHKSQGLTFEKAIIDASGAFAHGQVYVALSRCKSLEGLVLRTPIPSHSIKTEQTLEDFHEQVQQQTPTQQHLEESKRTNQEYLLRELFSFERANSLVYRCRRIVNQHLASFPDELHVNLTQLADSIRAKAMDIGNRFQQQLLVYFSSDVLPETNESLQERVRKASAYFQTLLADELLPIIYRCPTDCDNKQARESMLELLDELEKELFSKLRSFESSRNGFSALLYLQARNRAELDFMPERRKIEPQPTETPSDSSSRGGLYGALMKWRNEIAGEHNTSGYMILPQKTVAELARIRPTSTDELLAIKGFGKTKVQQVGADILTIIQAHAARSEERQSAKEPKQKTPKEPKAPKEPKEPKIPSATVTLTLFQSGKTMADIAAERGLSVSTIESHLAKCITSGDLSVDDVLPADRIRAIRSYLETYQPDNLSDVLNAIGDGVTYSEIRFVRNAMRAELGLADE, from the coding sequence ATGACCGTCGCCGTAAACGAAAAACTTGATCTTGCCACCAACTTCGTTCTGCATACAAACCGGAATATTTTTCTGACGGGCAAAGCAGGAACGGGCAAAACGACATTTCTGCATCAGATCAAGCAGTCGAACGCCAAGCGGCTGGCGGTAGTGGCTCCAACGGGGGTAGCGGCTATCAATGCCGGGGGGGTTACCATTCATTCGTTGTTTCAGCTACCGTTCGGTCCGCTCGTACCGGGTTCGACGCAACGCGAAACCCGGAAGTTCAACCGCGAAAAAATCAACCTGATCCGCACCCTCGATCTGCTCGTTATTGACGAGATCAGTATGGTCAGGGCCGATGTGCTGGATGGTATCGATGAAGTGCTCCGGCGCTATCGGAACAACACCCAACCGTTTGGTGGGGTTCAGTTACTGCTGATCGGCGATATGCAGCAGTTACCGCCCGTTATTCGGGATGACGACTGGGCTCTGCTGCGCCCGCATTATGACACCGGCTATTTTTTCGGAAGCAAAGCTCTGCAACAGACGCCTTACGTGTCGATCGAACTGACCCATATTTATCGTCAGTCCGATGAACGGTTTATCAATCTGCTGAACAGTATTCGGGAGAAAACCGTGACCCGGCTGCAACTGGACGAACTCAATCAACACTACATCCCTAATTTTCAGCCGAAAGATACAGAGGGATACATTACGCTATCGACCCACAATACAACGGCCCAGCAGATAAATAGCCAGAAGCTGGAATCCCTACGAACAAAACTTCATTCCTTTACGGCCATCGTCGAAGGGGATTTTCCGACCCACGCCTATCCGACCGAAGCCGAACTCGACCTGAAAGTTGGGGCTCAGGTGATGTTTATCAAAAACGACATCTCCCGCGATAAACTGTATTATAACGGCAAGATTGGGCAGGTAACGGATATGGAGGAAGGGGTGATTTTTGTGCGCAGCCAGCAGGATGGCGACGAAATTGCCGTCTACCCGGCAGACTGGACCAATACACGCTACACCCTCGATCCGGAAACGAAGGAGATCAAAGCTGAACCAATCGGCAAATTCACCCAATTTCCCCTACGACTCGCCTGGGCCATTACGATCCACAAAAGCCAGGGGCTAACGTTCGAGAAAGCGATCATCGATGCGTCGGGCGCGTTTGCGCACGGGCAGGTTTACGTGGCCCTGAGCCGCTGTAAAAGTCTGGAAGGACTGGTGCTGCGGACGCCCATTCCATCGCACAGCATCAAAACGGAGCAAACGCTGGAGGACTTTCATGAGCAGGTTCAGCAGCAGACGCCCACCCAGCAACACCTCGAAGAATCGAAGCGAACGAATCAGGAGTACCTATTGCGGGAGTTATTTTCCTTTGAACGGGCCAACTCGCTGGTATACCGCTGCCGACGGATCGTTAACCAGCACCTAGCCAGCTTTCCCGATGAACTCCATGTGAATCTCACCCAGCTTGCCGATAGCATACGCGCCAAGGCAATGGACATAGGGAATCGGTTTCAACAGCAGCTGTTAGTCTATTTTTCCAGTGACGTTCTGCCCGAAACGAACGAGTCGCTACAGGAACGTGTCCGCAAGGCAAGTGCGTATTTCCAGACCTTACTGGCCGACGAACTGCTCCCGATCATTTACCGCTGCCCAACCGATTGCGACAACAAACAGGCGCGCGAAAGCATGCTGGAGCTTCTGGATGAGCTAGAGAAAGAGCTGTTCAGCAAACTCCGCAGTTTCGAAAGCAGTCGCAATGGGTTCAGCGCGTTGTTGTACTTGCAGGCACGTAACCGGGCCGAGCTCGACTTTATGCCCGAGCGCCGAAAGATTGAACCCCAACCAACCGAAACACCATCCGATAGTTCGTCTCGTGGTGGCCTCTACGGTGCGCTCATGAAGTGGCGGAATGAGATAGCGGGTGAACACAATACGTCTGGCTACATGATTCTGCCACAGAAGACCGTAGCCGAACTGGCGCGCATCCGTCCGACTTCGACCGACGAACTGCTGGCAATCAAAGGATTCGGAAAAACGAAAGTACAGCAAGTGGGGGCCGACATTCTGACGATCATTCAGGCCCATGCCGCCCGGAGCGAAGAACGTCAATCGGCGAAAGAACCAAAACAGAAGACGCCGAAGGAACCCAAAGCGCCGAAGGAGCCAAAAGAACCAAAAATTCCATCGGCGACCGTTACGCTGACCCTTTTCCAGTCGGGCAAAACAATGGCGGATATCGCGGCTGAGCGTGGTTTATCCGTTTCTACGATCGAAAGTCATCTGGCCAAATGCATCACATCCGGCGATCTGTCGGTTGACGATGTGCTGCCAGCTGACCGCATCCGTGCCATCCGCTCCTACCTCGAAACCTATCAGCCTGACAATCTGTCCGACGTGCTCAACGCCATTGGCGACGGAGTAACGTACAGCGAAATCCGGTTTGTCAGAAACGCCATGCGGGCCGAACTGGGGCTAGCCGATGAATAA
- a CDS encoding rubredoxin domain-containing protein: MRDYYTVKINMPAGIVSPGTLQTILTLAHDAKVRTVRFGARQQLLMTVHYEDMRFLEKDLKKHQIVYEVNTEQYPNIISSYCGEDVFRTGAWLRESEYHTVLDQFDYQPRLKVNLSDSNQSFTPFFTGNLNFIASSEPHFWYLYVRPKQSNTLFRWPTLIYVNDLGRLAKAVEEAMLDQGHRDEEQLYKAVTAEQSFITQPATDEVHLPEFSLPYYEGFNRYGQRSWLGLYRRDEQFSIAFLLDVCAVCLTTRIGELCVTPWKSLIIKGIEEKDRAAWSYILGKHNINVRHAANELAWQTEDHTDEGTQLKHYVLRYFEKHDTRTFGLCFGIQTRPKSEVFGSVLVRKRPLLQIGQLALISVYDVYYTDAFNPNSRTYHLFEKGLLKIHLPNQINRLCRTFNTRRAQERTAIVRLEPEKPEPTFVPVSIVYQCPHCYTVYDEQYGDVLNGIPAGTAFSELPGDYCCSTCDAPKADLTEVEQEINTLPV; the protein is encoded by the coding sequence ATGCGCGATTACTATACCGTAAAAATCAATATGCCCGCCGGGATCGTATCGCCCGGTACGTTGCAGACCATCCTGACCCTGGCTCACGACGCCAAAGTTCGGACCGTGCGGTTTGGAGCCCGTCAGCAGTTGCTGATGACGGTCCATTACGAAGACATGCGATTTTTGGAAAAAGACCTGAAAAAGCACCAGATCGTCTATGAAGTCAACACGGAGCAGTATCCGAACATCATTAGCTCTTACTGTGGAGAAGATGTGTTTCGGACCGGAGCCTGGTTGCGCGAGAGCGAATACCATACCGTTCTGGATCAGTTTGATTACCAGCCCAGATTAAAGGTCAATCTGTCTGATTCGAACCAGAGTTTCACGCCGTTTTTTACCGGAAACCTGAATTTTATCGCTTCGTCGGAACCCCATTTCTGGTATCTGTACGTCCGTCCCAAACAAAGCAATACCTTATTTCGATGGCCAACATTGATCTACGTGAACGACCTCGGGCGGCTTGCCAAAGCGGTTGAAGAGGCCATGCTGGACCAGGGTCACCGTGACGAAGAGCAACTATACAAAGCCGTAACTGCAGAACAGTCATTTATTACACAACCGGCTACGGATGAGGTCCATCTCCCCGAATTTTCGCTGCCCTATTACGAAGGATTCAACCGATACGGACAGCGTTCGTGGCTGGGTCTTTATCGTCGGGATGAACAGTTTTCGATTGCGTTCCTGCTGGATGTCTGCGCCGTATGTTTGACGACCCGGATTGGTGAGTTATGCGTGACGCCCTGGAAATCGCTCATTATCAAAGGGATCGAAGAGAAAGATCGGGCTGCCTGGTCGTACATACTGGGGAAGCACAACATCAACGTGCGCCACGCGGCCAACGAACTGGCCTGGCAAACGGAAGACCATACCGACGAAGGAACGCAGCTTAAACATTACGTGCTGCGTTACTTCGAGAAGCACGACACGCGAACGTTCGGCCTCTGCTTTGGTATACAGACACGGCCAAAATCGGAAGTGTTCGGTTCAGTGCTCGTACGGAAACGGCCACTGCTTCAGATCGGCCAGTTAGCGCTGATCAGTGTCTATGATGTCTACTACACCGACGCGTTCAATCCCAACAGCCGAACATATCATCTGTTTGAAAAGGGGTTATTGAAGATACACCTGCCCAATCAGATAAACCGTTTGTGCCGTACGTTCAATACCCGGCGCGCGCAGGAACGTACCGCAATCGTTCGATTGGAACCGGAAAAGCCAGAACCTACGTTTGTGCCCGTTTCGATTGTGTATCAATGCCCGCATTGCTACACGGTGTACGACGAACAATACGGTGACGTGCTGAATGGCATTCCGGCCGGAACCGCTTTTTCGGAACTACCCGGTGACTATTGCTGCTCCACCTGCGATGCCCCGAAAGCCGATCTGACCGAAGTGGAGCAGGAAATCAACACGCTACCCGTATAA